A part of Candidatus Electrothrix aestuarii genomic DNA contains:
- the mtaB gene encoding tRNA (N(6)-L-threonylcarbamoyladenosine(37)-C(2))-methylthiotransferase MtaB — protein sequence MEKRKVAVTTLGCKVNQFESASFISQFQEQGCELVTASEDAEIVVVNTCAVTARAGQQSRQLIRRLRRDNPEARFVVTGCYAQLTGEELQEQVADPSLVVIANADKHLLIRTALDEHEEIPSFRDVAKAQEICPLPVRRFSGRTRAYLRIQDGCNNFCSYCIVPYTRGRCRSLPLAEVLAQVEIFVEEGYQELVITGINVGKYGLDLAEGENIYSLLEILCRRFSSLRIRLSSVEPAEVNERLLDLMTGFANFMPHLHIPLQSGDDGILKRMRRKYSTEDFAEVIRRVRTVLPHAAIGCDILAGFPGEDEQAAENGLAFLASLPITYLHIFPYSLRPGTAAAKFADQVPGPVKDARVARLRALDAQKRVEFYQQHCGTEQRVLFEGVDEQSGLLKGFSENYIPVRCQGMQREADVVGCVVPVRLVQVQDEVVFGEIITP from the coding sequence GTGGAAAAACGAAAAGTCGCTGTCACGACCCTGGGATGCAAGGTCAACCAATTTGAGTCTGCCTCTTTTATCTCCCAATTTCAAGAGCAGGGCTGCGAACTGGTCACTGCATCAGAAGATGCGGAAATCGTGGTCGTCAATACCTGTGCAGTGACTGCCAGGGCAGGGCAGCAATCGCGTCAACTGATCCGCAGGCTCCGGCGTGATAACCCGGAGGCCCGTTTTGTGGTGACAGGCTGTTATGCTCAGCTGACTGGTGAGGAGTTGCAGGAGCAGGTTGCTGACCCGTCCTTAGTCGTGATTGCTAATGCTGACAAGCACCTCTTGATCAGGACAGCTCTGGATGAACATGAGGAGATTCCTTCATTTCGGGATGTTGCAAAGGCTCAGGAAATCTGCCCGTTGCCGGTACGACGATTCAGCGGCAGGACCAGGGCCTATCTCCGTATTCAGGATGGGTGCAATAATTTCTGTTCCTATTGCATTGTTCCCTACACCAGAGGACGATGCCGGAGTCTTCCGCTGGCAGAGGTCTTGGCGCAGGTCGAGATTTTTGTCGAGGAGGGATATCAAGAGCTAGTGATTACAGGGATTAATGTGGGGAAATACGGGCTTGATCTTGCCGAGGGAGAGAATATTTACTCCTTGCTGGAAATCTTGTGTCGTCGTTTTTCGTCATTGCGGATTCGTCTCAGCTCTGTAGAACCTGCGGAGGTGAATGAGCGTTTGCTGGACCTGATGACCGGCTTTGCCAATTTCATGCCTCACCTGCATATTCCTCTCCAAAGCGGGGATGATGGTATCCTCAAGCGAATGCGTCGAAAGTACAGCACCGAGGATTTTGCCGAGGTTATCAGGCGGGTTCGTACAGTTTTGCCCCATGCAGCAATTGGCTGTGATATTCTGGCTGGTTTTCCCGGTGAGGATGAACAGGCAGCGGAGAATGGACTTGCTTTTCTTGCCAGCTTACCTATTACCTATCTGCATATCTTTCCCTATTCCCTCCGACCTGGAACCGCAGCTGCCAAGTTTGCAGATCAGGTACCCGGCCCGGTCAAAGACGCGAGGGTTGCTCGGTTACGTGCTCTTGATGCGCAAAAACGGGTGGAGTTTTATCAGCAGCATTGCGGGACCGAACAAAGGGTGTTGTTTGAAGGGGTTGATGAGCAGAGCGGTTTGCTGAAAGGATTTTCAGAGAATTATATACCTGTTCGCTGTCAGGGAATGCAGAGGGAGGCGGATGTGGTGGGCTGCGTGGTGCCGGTTCGACTTGTTCAGGTGCAGGACGAAGTCGTTTTTGGAGAAATAATCACTCCTTGA
- the hpt gene encoding hypoxanthine phosphoribosyltransferase, giving the protein MKINKTILQRQEIAERIETLGQQLSKDYAGKKLVAIGILNGAFIFLADLVRAIDLPLEVDFIRVASYGEATESSGSITLSKEPELDLAGKDVLLVEDIVDSGTTMAWLQEYFTTQHKANSVKSCTLIDKDERRTVEVQIDYVGFKLEKGFLVGYGLDCAQAYRNLPDICSLGEL; this is encoded by the coding sequence ATGAAAATAAACAAAACCATTCTTCAACGTCAGGAAATCGCGGAACGAATTGAGACTCTCGGTCAGCAGCTCAGCAAAGACTATGCCGGGAAAAAGCTGGTTGCGATTGGTATCCTGAACGGTGCCTTTATTTTTCTTGCCGATCTGGTCCGGGCTATTGACCTACCTCTTGAGGTCGATTTCATCCGGGTGGCAAGCTATGGGGAGGCTACGGAAAGCAGCGGCTCCATCACCCTGAGTAAGGAACCGGAACTTGATCTGGCAGGTAAGGATGTTCTCCTTGTGGAAGACATCGTGGACAGTGGTACCACGATGGCCTGGTTGCAGGAATATTTCACCACCCAGCACAAAGCGAATTCGGTTAAATCCTGCACCCTGATTGATAAGGATGAGCGGCGAACCGTTGAGGTGCAGATCGACTACGTGGGCTTTAAGCTCGAAAAGGGTTTTCTCGTGGGATACGGATTGGATTGCGCTCAGGCCTATCGTAACCTGCCGGATATCTGTTCGTTGGGGGAATTGTAG
- a CDS encoding transposase, translating to MKYRDSTHKKTRELAREFLNDWDTIFHVLSNPTWPLTNNEAEQALRHWVIARKLSHGTRNGQGSHVFAILASVIDTCRKRNACPWKYLAEVITARRQGLDVPPLPLAA from the coding sequence ATGAAATATCGGGATTCAACGCATAAAAAAACACGCGAGCTGGCCAGAGAATTTCTCAACGACTGGGACACGATTTTTCATGTGTTGTCGAATCCGACGTGGCCCCTGACCAATAATGAGGCGGAGCAAGCGTTACGTCATTGGGTTATTGCGCGCAAATTAAGCCACGGTACCCGTAATGGTCAAGGTAGTCATGTGTTTGCCATACTTGCGAGCGTGATTGATACGTGTAGGAAGCGCAACGCCTGTCCGTGGAAATATCTCGCCGAGGTTATCACGGCTCGGCGTCAGGGGCTGGATGTACCTCCTCTGCCTCTTGCTGCGTAA
- a CDS encoding transposase has translation MGDATGPGIEVINTKHIYGDTTCGGCGHVNRLMPHRLEKNEDWGVEISQWHMVGPKLTALIVCLSKRMRLSRRRIREFLQDWLRLDLSIGTINQCIHEAGRAVSPLSEEFLEEVRESLILFVDETSWKEWGKKQWLWVFTSLKVTFYIIGLRSQKVLDYVLGQTFQGLLMSDGYKAYRKFLNRLRCWAHLLRKTKGLKQSLSDDPRTFGTEAYEVLTELMDVIYKAREDHPRIFCQYTENSWPNLSNAA, from the coding sequence GTGGGCGATGCCACCGGTCCGGGAATAGAGGTGATCAACACCAAGCATATCTACGGAGACACGACTTGCGGCGGCTGTGGTCATGTCAATCGGCTTATGCCCCATCGTCTCGAAAAAAACGAAGACTGGGGGGTTGAAATAAGCCAATGGCACATGGTCGGCCCAAAATTGACCGCTCTGATCGTGTGTCTCTCCAAGCGCATGCGCCTTTCCCGCCGCCGCATCCGGGAATTTTTGCAAGATTGGCTGCGATTGGATTTGAGCATCGGCACGATCAATCAATGTATCCATGAAGCTGGCCGCGCCGTTTCTCCCCTTAGCGAGGAGTTTCTTGAGGAGGTGCGTGAATCACTGATCCTGTTCGTGGATGAGACATCCTGGAAGGAGTGGGGCAAGAAACAGTGGTTATGGGTCTTTACCTCGCTGAAAGTCACCTTTTACATCATTGGCCTTCGCAGCCAAAAAGTACTTGATTATGTGCTCGGCCAAACCTTTCAGGGATTGCTGATGAGCGACGGCTACAAGGCCTATCGTAAGTTCCTCAACAGGCTCCGCTGCTGGGCGCATTTACTGCGCAAGACAAAAGGCTTGAAACAGAGCCTGAGCGATGATCCCCGCACATTCGGCACTGAGGCCTACGAGGTGCTCACCGAGTTGATGGATGTAATTTACAAGGCTCGCGAGGACCACCCACGGATCTTTTGCCAATATACAGAGAATTCCTGGCCGAATTTAAGCAATGCTGCATGA
- a CDS encoding DUF6444 domain-containing protein — MHLSREELLKIDKQFIDSLPGKSAKELCLLALDDLKELHERLGQNSENSSMPPSSNFPWARFDTDAQADEEEPDEEQVEATHIELDDSDEESAEHDENADKSDQQDSPENTDDRPKGNKPGKQPGATGHGRTKNFPYTTPSFTKQAPARLVTLSWTKHATSPLALVIMSLILRWAMPPVRE; from the coding sequence ATGCATCTATCCAGAGAAGAGTTGCTAAAAATAGATAAGCAGTTTATTGACTCCTTGCCCGGTAAGAGTGCAAAGGAGCTGTGCCTGCTCGCACTTGATGACCTCAAAGAACTTCACGAACGGCTGGGGCAAAATTCCGAAAACAGCTCCATGCCTCCCAGCTCAAACTTTCCCTGGGCCCGGTTTGATACCGACGCTCAAGCCGACGAGGAGGAACCGGATGAAGAGCAAGTCGAAGCCACGCACATAGAACTCGACGATTCTGACGAGGAGTCCGCCGAGCATGATGAAAATGCGGACAAGTCCGACCAGCAGGATTCCCCCGAAAATACCGATGATCGCCCCAAGGGCAACAAACCCGGCAAGCAACCCGGTGCCACCGGGCATGGTCGAACGAAAAACTTCCCGTACACGACACCATCATTCACAAAGCAGGCACCTGCTCGGCTTGTAACCTTGAGCTGGACGAAACATGCGACTTCACCGCTCGCACTGGTCATTATGTCGTTGATATTGAGGTGGGCGATGCCACCGGTCCGGGAATAG
- a CDS encoding type II toxin-antitoxin system RelE/ParE family toxin, translated as MKNLCTKWFNKWAQKAKLSNESLLEAINNLEKGLSAADLGSNLYKVRVQRSGKGKSSGFRTIIVYRNNDKAIFLYGFAKNEKSNIDKTELKYFKKLGNDLLALDAEQIADSLKKQILFDLEVSS; from the coding sequence ATGAAAAATCTCTGTACGAAATGGTTTAACAAGTGGGCCCAAAAAGCAAAACTGAGCAATGAAAGCCTGCTTGAAGCTATTAACAACCTCGAAAAGGGGTTATCGGCAGCGGACCTGGGAAGCAATCTCTATAAAGTTCGTGTGCAACGTTCAGGAAAAGGAAAAAGCTCAGGATTTCGAACAATCATTGTCTACAGGAACAACGACAAGGCAATTTTTCTTTATGGATTCGCGAAAAACGAAAAATCAAATATCGACAAGACAGAGTTAAAGTATTTCAAAAAGTTAGGGAATGACCTGCTCGCCCTGGATGCAGAACAAATTGCAGATTCCCTCAAAAAACAGATTCTGTTTGATTTAGAGGTGTCATCATGA
- a CDS encoding helix-turn-helix domain-containing protein: MRDSIKKAIGDTVQDLINSGAKTSFTEKELNALNVKVPEVNLTTAQIKEIRERLKLSQAVFARLLNVSPSSIRQWEQGKRQPTGSTKVLLDLLKRSPHVLDYRLKI, encoded by the coding sequence ATGAGAGACTCCATAAAAAAAGCTATAGGCGACACAGTTCAGGACTTAATTAATTCTGGAGCAAAAACTTCTTTTACTGAAAAAGAACTTAATGCCCTTAATGTAAAGGTACCGGAAGTCAACCTCACAACCGCTCAGATTAAAGAAATCAGAGAAAGACTGAAGCTCAGTCAGGCTGTATTCGCCCGATTACTCAACGTAAGCCCATCATCAATACGACAATGGGAGCAAGGGAAACGGCAACCGACAGGTTCCACCAAAGTCCTTCTGGATCTTCTTAAAAGGTCTCCCCACGTTCTTGACTATAGGCTCAAAATATAA
- a CDS encoding AI-2E family transporter, with protein MVKHQNVNKIILLIMVTAISALFLTMIRQFLMAIFMAGLFSAMTAPAHRWLTPRLNNRENLSSILLIVAIVCLFLIPLTLLIGVVIGQAVHVGESVSPWISSFVEKPGVLSEHISKIPHYEIILPYRDMILAKSGDLVSNISKIAIDSLTSLTKITLNALFNVVIMLYVMFYFLSMGKVLLKKILYYLPMSHEDEERLLLRFTSVAGATMKSTFIIGILQGGFCGFAFFLAGIQGAVFWGTVMAVLSIIPAVGTAVVWVPALIILAIGGDISGVIILAILCGAVAGNLDNLLRPRLVGKDTEMHDLFVLFGTLGGITLFGVLGIIIGPIISALFITIWEIYGDAFQEYLPEVGQLGAEKASLDEPEETEASEVLPQE; from the coding sequence ATGGTGAAGCACCAGAATGTCAACAAGATCATACTGCTGATCATGGTAACGGCAATATCTGCCCTGTTCCTGACCATGATCCGCCAGTTCCTCATGGCTATCTTCATGGCTGGTCTGTTTTCCGCCATGACCGCCCCTGCCCATCGCTGGTTAACCCCGCGCCTGAACAACCGGGAGAACTTATCCTCCATCCTCCTTATCGTTGCCATCGTCTGCCTCTTCCTGATTCCCTTAACCCTACTTATCGGCGTTGTTATCGGTCAGGCCGTGCATGTGGGCGAATCCGTAAGCCCGTGGATAAGCTCCTTTGTCGAGAAACCTGGAGTTCTGTCGGAACACATCAGCAAGATACCGCATTATGAAATCATATTACCCTACCGGGACATGATTCTGGCAAAGTCTGGCGATCTTGTGAGCAATATCAGTAAAATAGCCATCGACTCACTGACATCTCTCACTAAAATCACACTCAACGCTCTGTTTAACGTTGTCATCATGCTCTACGTAATGTTTTACTTCCTGAGCATGGGCAAGGTGCTGCTGAAAAAGATACTCTATTACCTCCCCATGTCCCATGAGGATGAAGAGCGCCTCCTGCTCCGCTTTACCTCTGTAGCCGGGGCCACCATGAAATCCACCTTTATTATCGGCATACTCCAGGGCGGATTCTGTGGTTTTGCCTTTTTTCTGGCTGGCATACAAGGGGCTGTTTTTTGGGGAACGGTTATGGCGGTCCTGTCCATTATCCCGGCTGTGGGCACGGCAGTGGTATGGGTCCCTGCCCTGATTATTCTTGCCATAGGCGGTGATATTTCCGGGGTTATTATCCTGGCGATTCTTTGCGGCGCCGTTGCAGGCAATCTGGACAATCTGCTCCGTCCCCGCTTAGTGGGCAAAGATACAGAGATGCACGACCTCTTTGTTCTCTTCGGCACCTTGGGCGGCATCACCTTGTTCGGGGTCCTCGGCATTATTATCGGCCCCATTATCTCTGCTCTTTTCATCACCATCTGGGAAATATACGGAGATGCCTTTCAGGAATATCTGCCGGAAGTCGGCCAACTGGGGGCAGAGAAAGCTTCCCTTGATGAGCCCGAAGAAACGGAAGCTTCAGAAGTTCTTCCTCAGGAGTAA
- a CDS encoding C-GCAxxG-C-C family protein — translation MNQENSITEREKMADRATQLFAEGFHCSQAVLCACGELFRDEPPSPEVVAAMAPFAGGMGSTGKVCGALSGALATIGFTLGKTTPKQENHQQMCSISYAMIQKFSEITEQHGSIECSDIAQVDWKDKEAVQNFRTNPDSTRKNCVRVVRETSNTLYDLITEKLQQN, via the coding sequence ATGAACCAGGAAAACAGCATCACAGAACGGGAAAAAATGGCAGATAGGGCTACACAACTTTTTGCAGAAGGTTTTCATTGCAGTCAGGCAGTGCTCTGCGCCTGTGGTGAACTCTTCAGAGACGAGCCGCCTTCACCGGAAGTCGTCGCTGCAATGGCACCCTTTGCCGGAGGCATGGGCAGCACAGGTAAGGTATGCGGAGCCCTGTCAGGTGCCTTGGCAACCATCGGTTTCACCTTAGGTAAAACAACACCTAAGCAGGAAAACCATCAGCAGATGTGCAGCATCAGCTATGCAATGATCCAAAAATTTTCTGAAATTACCGAGCAGCACGGTAGCATAGAGTGTTCTGATATCGCACAAGTGGACTGGAAGGACAAAGAGGCGGTTCAGAATTTTCGGACCAACCCAGACAGCACCCGCAAAAATTGTGTCCGGGTTGTTCGGGAAACCAGTAATACTCTCTACGATCTCATCACAGAAAAACTCCAGCAGAACTGA
- the mce gene encoding methylmalonyl-CoA epimerase: protein MLKKIDHIGIAVHSIDQARLFYEQALGLHCERIEEVPSQQVRTAFFALGETKIELLEPLGEDGPIAKFLQRQGEGVHHIAYGCDDAATQLKQAKKAGCRLINETPISGAGGKQIGFLHPKSTHGVLTELCSAQQATE from the coding sequence ATGCTGAAAAAAATTGACCATATAGGCATAGCGGTCCATTCCATCGATCAGGCCCGTCTTTTTTACGAACAGGCCTTAGGGCTACATTGCGAACGAATTGAGGAGGTTCCATCCCAACAGGTTCGCACGGCTTTTTTTGCTCTCGGTGAAACCAAAATAGAGCTGCTTGAACCCTTAGGCGAAGACGGTCCCATTGCAAAATTCTTACAACGCCAGGGCGAAGGAGTGCATCACATCGCCTATGGCTGTGATGATGCAGCGACCCAGCTGAAGCAGGCGAAAAAGGCCGGATGTCGTCTTATTAACGAAACACCCATTTCCGGGGCAGGCGGAAAACAGATAGGCTTTCTCCACCCCAAATCCACTCACGGAGTGCTGACAGAACTCTGTTCAGCACAGCAAGCCACGGAGTAA
- a CDS encoding acyl-CoA carboxylase subunit beta: MQEIIDRLEAKREAARLGGGQKRIDKQHAQGKLTARERIELFLDAGSFEEWDMFVEHRCVDFGMADKKIPGDGVVTGYGTVCGRLVFVYSQDFTVFGGSLSAAHAEKICKIMDHAIKVGAPVVGLNDSGGARIQEGVEALAGYADVFQRNVLASGVIPQLSMIMGPCAGGAVYSPAMTDFIFMVKNTSYMFVTGPDVVKTVTHEVVTAEELGGAATHTARSGVADLAFENGVEALLMLRRLINYLPSNNREAPPIWPCNDTPERVDFSLDSLIPDDPNKPYDMKELITKVVDECDFFELQPDFAANIIIGMARMQGSTVGIVANQPMVLAGCLDISSSRKAARFVRFCDAFNIPLLTFVDVPGFLPGTAQEYGGIIKHGAKLLYAYAEATVPKITVITRKAYGGAYDVMSSKHLRGDVNLAWPSAEIAVMGPKGAVEIIFRADSQDSEMAKERTAEYTARFANPFVAGSRGFIDDVIMPHHTRMRICRSLAMLRNKKLENPWRKHGNIPL; the protein is encoded by the coding sequence ATGCAGGAAATCATTGATCGACTTGAGGCAAAACGCGAAGCCGCCCGTTTAGGCGGTGGCCAGAAACGGATTGACAAACAACATGCCCAGGGAAAACTGACCGCCCGTGAACGCATCGAACTTTTTCTGGACGCAGGCAGTTTTGAAGAATGGGATATGTTTGTGGAACATCGCTGCGTGGATTTCGGCATGGCAGATAAAAAAATCCCTGGAGACGGGGTGGTCACGGGCTATGGCACGGTTTGCGGTCGTCTGGTCTTTGTCTACAGCCAGGATTTTACCGTGTTTGGCGGTTCGCTTTCTGCTGCTCATGCGGAAAAAATCTGCAAGATTATGGATCACGCCATTAAGGTCGGCGCACCGGTAGTCGGACTGAATGATTCCGGTGGAGCACGCATCCAGGAAGGCGTTGAGGCCCTGGCCGGATACGCGGATGTCTTTCAGCGCAATGTGCTGGCCTCCGGGGTAATCCCCCAGCTCTCCATGATCATGGGCCCCTGTGCAGGTGGCGCGGTGTATTCTCCAGCCATGACGGATTTCATCTTCATGGTGAAAAACACCTCCTATATGTTTGTGACAGGACCGGATGTGGTCAAAACCGTGACCCATGAGGTGGTGACAGCTGAGGAGCTCGGTGGCGCAGCTACCCATACTGCCCGCTCCGGTGTTGCAGACTTGGCCTTTGAAAACGGCGTTGAGGCCCTGCTCATGCTGCGACGACTCATCAATTACCTGCCATCCAATAACCGAGAGGCCCCACCAATTTGGCCCTGCAACGATACCCCGGAACGGGTGGATTTTTCTTTGGACAGCCTGATTCCAGATGATCCCAATAAGCCCTATGACATGAAAGAACTCATCACCAAGGTGGTGGATGAATGCGACTTTTTTGAACTACAACCGGACTTTGCCGCCAATATTATTATCGGCATGGCCCGGATGCAAGGCTCAACCGTAGGTATAGTTGCCAACCAACCTATGGTCTTGGCAGGGTGTCTGGATATCTCCTCATCACGTAAAGCAGCACGTTTTGTCCGTTTCTGTGATGCCTTCAATATCCCGCTACTCACCTTTGTTGATGTTCCCGGCTTCCTCCCTGGCACAGCTCAGGAGTATGGCGGAATTATTAAACACGGTGCCAAACTTCTCTACGCCTATGCTGAAGCAACCGTCCCCAAAATCACAGTAATCACTCGTAAGGCATATGGCGGGGCCTATGATGTGATGAGTTCTAAACACCTGCGCGGCGATGTCAACCTTGCCTGGCCCAGCGCTGAAATCGCGGTAATGGGTCCTAAGGGTGCAGTGGAGATTATTTTCCGTGCAGACAGCCAAGACAGTGAAATGGCAAAAGAGCGAACTGCTGAATACACAGCCCGTTTTGCAAATCCCTTTGTTGCAGGTAGCCGAGGTTTTATTGATGATGTCATCATGCCACACCATACCCGCATGCGTATCTGTCGTTCTCTGGCCATGCTGCGCAATAAAAAGCTAGAAAACCCCTGGCGTAAACACGGCAATATCCCCTTATAG
- a CDS encoding OmpA family protein: MNTDPVILIRLKSNVFFDFSSKKINTSGSTIIRHLVSDVLVASPSYKKISIVGHTDNVGTAENNLRLSKKRSDIVVEELQKQLRRLGDTANGVHSFQIESIGVGESQPIEHTEREMASQANRRLEIFLSPSSIALHKTEKYIQCLHHWDDTAPESDLADCFLEYMVIQE; this comes from the coding sequence GTGAACACCGACCCCGTGATACTTATCCGGCTTAAAAGTAACGTGTTCTTTGATTTCAGTTCAAAAAAAATCAACACATCAGGTTCTACCATTATACGCCACTTGGTAAGTGACGTCCTTGTTGCATCCCCCAGCTATAAAAAAATCAGCATAGTCGGGCATACAGACAATGTCGGCACAGCGGAGAACAACTTGCGTCTCAGCAAAAAACGCTCTGATATCGTTGTAGAAGAACTCCAGAAGCAGCTGCGCAGGCTAGGCGATACCGCCAATGGAGTTCATTCATTTCAGATAGAAAGCATAGGTGTTGGAGAATCACAGCCCATAGAGCACACAGAGCGGGAGATGGCATCACAAGCAAACCGGCGTCTTGAGATATTTCTCTCGCCCTCTTCCATTGCTCTGCATAAAACGGAAAAATACATTCAGTGCCTGCACCACTGGGACGACACAGCACCTGAATCTGACCTTGCGGACTGTTTTCTTGAGTACATGGTAATACAAGAATAA